The sequence GCCTCAGGGAACAGTGGGCGCCGTGCCCTTGGGGTGCTGTTAGAGCACACAGGTTGATGTGCTCGGCCTGTGCCAGGCTGGGTATTCGCACAGGTACATGTACGTGCCTGTGTCCCTGTCTGAGGGgtcatgtatatgcatgtgtgtgtgcctgggcatgTGTAGCGGGGGCCGGGCTTTCCTGTGATCACTGGCTGACTCATGCTCCTGCCACCCGGGTGAAGTCATCGCCCATTTTTAGCTCCCTGAGGTCATTTGCTAGCAGGGACTCTTGGGGCCTCGGGATCCTACTGCCGAGCTGCTAGGCTGGGGCTGATGGGTGATGCCGCACGGTTGCCAGGTCTTGCTGGGGGGGACCTGGCTCCCCTGGACCACCTCAGCTCTGCTTGTCAGACCTGCACCACAGCCTTGGTGGGAGGGATAAGCTGGGCCACAGAGTGGCATCTGGGTCCTGAGATGTCCTCCCCTTTTCGTCTCTCCCTTACCCCCACTGCCTACCTAGGGAGGAGGGGGCTCTTCTCTGAGTCTTTAATAGATGTAAATATATGCATCTATGAGGGGCCACATCCCACTGGCAGAGTGTCCTGGGTAACATCCCCTCAGTCTTGCTGCATACCCTCCTCACCCTGTTGCCAGAACTGCAGCCCCTCGGTGCCTGGGCACCTGCTTGAACTCTGATGAGCTCCCCCAGGGCCCAGCAGAGAGAGCTCAGGGCCTGACACACATTTGCCAGATACAGATGGGGTAGCCCAGCCCCAGCAGTGATGGGCCACACAAGCCTTCTCCTGCTTCAGAGCAGTCCCAGCTCCCCAGTGCCTTTGGAGAAGAGCCCAGCCTGCCCTGCGTGGCGGCATACCAGTTGTCCCCACTCTAGGCctcagtctatttttttttttctcagggAACAGGtccccttttcctagccaggcaTTCCACGTACATTTCAAGACTGAGGGTGAGATGAGGCCCAAAGGCTTCCTTGCCAGATTGCCTTCTCTGGGGATGCTTGAAATCCCACTTGCACTGTGAAGTTCTAGGTAAATCCTCTCCCCCTgccaggcctcagttttcccatctataaagtTACCTGTCATCCTCTAAGACCCTGCCCCTGGGAGAGGGGGAGGTACCTTCTGTGGCCACCTCTTTCCTCTGTCAGTGAGCCTGAGGGATACACCTGTCCTAACATGTTGGTGCGGGCCCCTTCCTGGACCCCTGCACTGCGTGCATTTGGGGGTCAAGTATTCCACCAGGATAGGACCCTGACCTGGGGAGGCTTCCTAGCCCACAGGCCTTGGTAGGCAGGTCCTGAGGGCAGCGCTGAGTATCTAGCCAGGctcacctcccaggcccaagaatgggcagagtctccctctggaGCCTGGCAGAGAGCTTGGTGTCTGTGCAGGCCCCAGGGGGCCCAGGCAAGGGACCCATTGTGCAGGGACCAggggcctgggccacagagcgggGCCTGTCCTCCTGCTGACCCTGCCCTGGCTGCCTGGGAATGTGCTCCCCCTCACCCACCCACCAGGGCTTGGGTTTCAGCTCCTGCCCGTCCTGGCTAGATGCCAATCCCCGGATGTTGGTGCCATGTGGCCCTGGGGCCAGGCACCTGTGCAGTCAGAGGCCCAGAGCAGGCTGTGGGTCTCAGGTCCTCAAGCCACTCAGCGCAGCAGGGGTTGGGCCTGGCTCTGATGTGGGCCAGCCTatcctctttgagcctcagttttcccactgGCAAGTCTAGTCAGTAGTCATGTGGATAGAAAAGTCTCAGTCCAGAGCTGTCTTGCCTAGAATTCCAGTGTCGTCACCCCATGCAGAATGGTGGCAAGGGCACCCATAGGCTCAAATCCACTGTGTCTGATCTCTGATACGATGCCCAGAGTCTCAGTCACTGGGGGCGCCAGCCACTGGCCTGAGGTAGGGCCAGGCTGTGCCTACACAACACTAAAGAATGTCTGGGCTGGAAAGAGTAAGGATATATTGGTGCTACAGGTGCATAGAGTGTTCTAGGAACTGCGTATTTCTGTCCCTTGAGGGCGTCTGGCTGGCGTTGGTGGCGGGAACCTTAGTATGGCCATAGTAGTCAGTAGGCAGTGCTGAAACAGCCCCCACAAGGCTTCTATACTCAAGGTTTCTGGGGTAGGTGAGGGAGGAGGCCCCAGGACACCATGATGTCCCAGCTAGGGGTGGCGGGTGACATCAGGAATGCATCCCGCAGGTCTCACTGGCACCTCGTGGGGCCTGGAGGAGCCTGTGGCAGCCAGGCCATGCAGCTTGGGGAGGGCCCTCTAGACTTCACCCCCAGGGTCTGTGGCCTTATCTGCCAACTCAGCCTGAGGAGGCGTGGGATGGGGGTCCAGCCCCAGGGTCACCCCAGGATGGGGTGCCAGGGCAGGGTTAGCACCTTGATGTTCAGAGGGCAAGAACTTATTGCTGTCCTTACTAGCTTGGGCCGAGACAGGCCCTGGGGTGGGTGGGTTTAGGACCAGGAGGAAGGCACCCTGGTGTGCTGGCCAGCACGAGCTGAGGCAGAGCTGCTGTGCGTGGGGACCTGCACTCCAGGGATGATTGAGCAGCAGGCCTGCCCACCAGTGCCCCTCCTTGCCCCAGGAGCAGAGCCCAGGCAGCCAGGCCTCACTGGCCACGATGCCGGAGGCGCCTGATGTGCTGGAGGAGACCGTGACGGTGGAGGAGGACCCCGGCACACCCACTTCCCACGTGTCTATTGTCACATCTGAAGATGGCACGACCCGGCGCACCGAGACCAAGGTATGGACGGGCCCAGGCAGTGGGTAGGTGAGCAGGGCCAGGCTGCTGCAGCTGTCTCACCTGCAGAGTGGACATGGAAGCTTGCCACCGGGGGCCTCATTGCTCGAGTGGGAAATTAAGGCCAGCCAGGCCccaacaaagcagtttctaggCCTCTCGGGCTACCCCACCTACCTGCCTATTCATCTACCAGGTCACCAAGACTGTCAAGACGGTGACCACTCGGACAGTACGCCAGGTGCCTCTGGGCCCAGACGGACTCCCCCTGCTGGATGGCGGCCCCCCACTAGGCCCTTTTGCCGATGGTGCCCTGGACCGGCATTTCCTGCTGCGTGGTGGTGGCCCGGCGGCCACACTCTCTCGAGCCTACCTCAGCAGCGGGGCTGGCTTTCCCGAAGGCCCCGAGCTCCGGGACAGTTCCAGCTATGGCAGCCTGTCCCGAGGGCTGGGTGTGCGGCCCCCACGTGCTGGCCCCCTTGGCCCAGGCCCTGGTGATGGCTGCTTCACACTGCCTGGCCACCGGGAGGCCTTCTCAGTGGGTCCTGAGCCTGGGCCACCAGGTGGCCGCTCCCTGCCCGAGCGCTTCCAGGCAGAGCCGTATGGCTTGGAGGATGACACGCGCAGCCTGGCCGCTGATGACGAGGGTGGCCCTGAGCTGGAGCCTGACTATGGCACGGCCACGAGGAGGAGGCCTGAGTGTGGGCGGGGCCTTCACACCAGGTGAGCTGCACCCCGTTCCCTGTGGCTACCTCCTCTGGGAAGTCCACCCTCCACCCAACTACAGAGTGCCCCACTTGTCAAGTGGCTGCAGTTGAGTTAGTCATGTACGTTAGTTTGAATTGGCCTTGGCTCTTgtcagggagagaagaaaggtgGACCCTGGGGTGGTAGGAGTTCGGCTGGACACCATCCTGCAGGCCCAGGGCCTAGGAAAAGCTGGGAAGAGTGCCGACCACCGGCCTTGCTCATCCACACTCTGGGTAACCAGAACCCAGAGCCCTGGCCCTTGTCACAGCCCATGATTCTGTCCCCATTgccctcagtttctgcatctctGGAGTGGGGACGTGACCACAGCCCGGGTCTGGATTCTGTTGTGTGACCCTGGCCAAGTCACCTGACCACTCCTAGCCTCAGGGCAGTGGGTTTGATGACAGCAACCCACAGGGCTACTGAGAGTTAAGGAGATCTTGTGCCCCAAGGGCCTGGTGGCCTGAACACCCCTCGGGTGGTCCTACTGGGATGGCTTCATGTGGAGAGAGCCATCTACCCCCTCTCCATCCTGACACAGCCAGAGATGGGCCTCATGGAAGATGGGGTGGTTTCGTGGAAGGGAGGTGGGTCTCTCCAGCAGCCCTAGCACATATCGCACAGAAACATGTTTTGCTTGGGATCGGGGAACACTGCCTGGTGACAGCAGTGAGTGAGCTTGCTGTCCTGGGAGGGTTGCCTGGGTCCTGATAGCCTCTGGCTGGGGTTTGGCATTTGGCTATGAATTGGTTCTCACTGGGCTGGTGCATGactctctgtgtccccaccatgCTTCGGGCGGAGATGCAGGTGCTCTCAGCCCAGCCCTGCTGGGTGAGTTTGCAGTCCTGAAGAACGTGTCATGGGGCAGCTCAGAGGTGGGGCTGGCGGCTGCTGTGACGATGTCCACGCACCCCACTTGCCTGTGCAGGGCCTACGAGGACGCGGCAGTTGATGGCGGCGAGCTGACAGATGAACGGCCTGCGTTCCCAGCGGTGACGGCGCCCCTGGCCCAGCCTGAACGGGGCAGCCTGGGCAGCCTGGACCGGCTGGTGCGGCGCTCGCCCTCAGTGGATAGCGCCCGCAAGGAGCCGCGCTGGCGGGACCCTGAGCTGCCTGAGGTGCTGGCCATGCTGCGGCACCCCGTGGACCCCGTGAAGGCCAATGCGGCCGCCTACCTGCAACATCTGTGCTTTGAGAACGAGGGTGTCAAGCGGCGTGTACGGCAGCTGCGGGGGCTGCCACTGCTTGTGGCGCTGCTGGACCACCCGCGGGCTGAGGTGCGGCGCCGGGCCTGTGGGGCACTGCGCAACCTCTCCTATGGCCGTGACACTGACAACAAGGCCGCCATCCGGGACTGTGGTGGTGTGCCTGCCCTGGTGCGCCTGCTGCGGGCCGCCCGGGACAACGAGGTCCGCGAGCTTGTCACTGGTGAGTGGGACCTGGCCATGCCCACATCCCCTGGGAAGAGAAGAGTGCGAGGCTCAGCACGGGAGGAACGAGGCCACACGGCCTGCGACCGCCTGGGAGAGTGCCCGGTGGGCAGGAGTGCAGCCACTGAGACGCTTGCCCCAGGAGCCAGTCATCAGGCCCAGATGCTGTGACAGGCTCCCCAGTCTCTACCataggcaggaggcagacagtgGGCCCCTCAGGCATGTCCCCTCACCTCCTGCCCCCACAGAAACTCCCCTGGGACCTGCCTCCTTGGTTCCCACCCCAACAGTGCAGTGGTGGGGCTTGTGCCTTGTGGGACCTGAGGGACAGGTAGGGTCACCTGACCGTGTCTCTGTGAGGCCCTGTGGCCTCAGGAGTGTTAGTGCCACCTGCCGTGTGGCAGGGAATGGGTGGGACGGGACAGTACTGCCACACCCTTCTCTGCACCTCCTCCCCTTTGGGGTTCCTTCCTAGCTGGAAACCAGTACTGGTGTCCCTCAGAACCACTCACGGCTTTTGTTACTTCCTACTGTTCTGTGTGAGCTGGGACATGAGGAGAGTGGGACAGGTCCTGGGCGTGGCCACCTGGGGAGGTAGGCGGGCGGTGCATATGGTCAGCACGGGTTGGCCAATCGCACCCCACAGGCACACTGTGGAACCTGTCGTCATATGAGCCCCTGAAGATGGTCATCATTGACCATGGCCTGCAGACACTGACCCATGAGGTGATCGTGCCCCACTCAGGATGGGAGCGTGAGCCCAACGAGGACTCCAAGCCACGGGATGCTGAGTGGACAACTGTCTTCAAGAATACGTCGGGCTGCCTGAGGTGTGGACCAGGCCTGGTGCTAAAGCCTCAAGCACACCAGGCCCTGTCCTTGTGGTCCCAGATAGTGTGGAAGATGGCAGCAAGCTTAGGAGCACCAGAGCCTGGGAGCTTCAGAGCTGTGGCACAAGTCCTGTGGATGAGAAGTGGGGCCTGATGGGGCTGTACTCACCCCCAAGTGGTGCCCTAGTCTTCCCAGGGGCACCCTCTGGAGGGGTCTGTGTGGTACCATAGCCCTGCTTAGCTCTCACCTACCTTCCCATCACTTGACAGCCAGAGGGGAGCTGGGACCTCCCTGTTCATCTGCCTGGGAGGCTCATACCAGCCACCTGTGACCTCTGCCCTTCCCCTCCTACCCCTGGGAAGCCCTGCTGACTCCACAGAGTCCTGGGTCCCCACAGTCTTGCTTGTCCATCAGGGTGTTCCCCCGCAGCCCTGCAGGCTCTTGACCTTGGGGTAAGGTGGGGCCTAGAGCTGCCATTGGGGTGGCGAGGGACCCAGAATTGCCTATGCATAGGTTCAGGTCTCTCTGAGTCTACCTGTCCCTTTCTAGGtcagctgggaggcaggaaagCCCTGTCTTCCCCTGCCCAGCTATCCCCAGCCAAGACAGCTGTCTGCCAGGGCTCCCCTCCTGAGGCCGGGGGCAGTTCGCTTCTCCCACTTCGCTGAGCTCCAGGCTGTGGCGTCCTTTCCCAATAGTGCTAGGAGGGCAGCAGCAAGGGcctgttttgcagatgaagacAAGCCCATGAGGCCAGAGTGGGGCTGGGGAGTTTGTGATAGCCAGGGGTCACCTGACCTGCTCTTGGCCACACAGGAATGTGAGCTCTGATGGTGCTGAGGCCCGGCGGCGACTCCGGGAGTGTGAAGGGCTGGTGGACGCGCTCCTGCATGCCCTGCAGTCGGCAGTGGGCCGGAAGGACACGGACAACAAGGTGGGCAGGGACGGTCACAGCCTCATACCAAGGGCTGGAGAGACGATCATGCAGGTCCCGGGAGGCTGGAACTGTGGGAACAGCACAGGGGAATGGGTTTGTGGGTCTGGGGCGGCGTTCTGGGCATGGCCTGCCTCACAGTGACCACACTGAAGTAGGCACTGTCCTGCAGGCAGAAGATGCTCCATGAGGCAGGGGCTTCCTCCCATGGACCCTCCCTGGTGGTTACCGCCCTTTTGTCCCCCCGACTGAGGCCTCCCTGTCCCTTTGCTCCTGGTGCCTTCATGCACACCACCTGTGGCCAGTCTTTCCTGAGGGCTGGCCCTGTGCCTAGGGTGCCCTGCCCCAGCCACTCACCTCTCCCTGCAGTCGGTGGAGAACTGCGTGTGCATCATGCGGAACCTGTCCTACCACGTGCACAAGGAGGTGCCCGGGGCCGATAGGTACCAGGAGGCCGAGCCCGGGCCCCTGGGCAGTGCTGTAGTCTCCCAGCGCCGGAGGCGGGATGATGCCAGCTGCTTTGGTGGCAAGAAGGCCAAAGGTGGGTGGGGCGGACCGGGGTACCATCTCAACTCCTGCCCCAGCTGAAGGCTCTCTGTACACCCACAGCAGCCCATCATGGAGGCCAGAGGACATCTGCACAGCCCCCAACAGGCAGGCAGGGAAGCTGGGAGCCAAGGAGGCTGGGCTGCCCTGGGTCACATGGTTGACGGGGCCCAGGGTTGGGGGCCCAGGTCCAACCTTCCCCATCTACACTGTGGGACCTGCAGGGAGTACACAAGGGAAGCCTGGTGGTCCTACTGATGCCCAGACCCAGTCTCTATTCCGGGGAGAGTTCCACTCGCCCATGAGTTGAGAAAGAGCCATGGCTATTGCTGCCTGCTGACTGTTTACAGAATAGCTGTAGACTGCGTCCAACCTGTGGGGCAGTCACCCATCTGCCTGGGCAAGATGCCCTGCACACCTTCTCTACCGCACTAGCGGGGTGTAGGTTCCCGGGACCTCCCCAGCAGCTGTGGGCGACCTGTGCaccacctgcccctgccccactgACCCTAGGCCTCCTCCTCGTCCCACTGGTGGGTGCTCAGCACCCAGAAGTGATGGGATGAGGTTCCACATGCTGCTTGCTTGATCCAGGCTGTGCAGTGGGAACCTGAGGCCTCTGGGAGGGCATTGGGGGGGGGTGATGAGTGCTGCCTGCTCAggctcctctcctctctcctctgcttcCTCCGGCTGCCCAGAGGAGTGGTTCCACCAAGGTGAGTCCCTTTTTATCCTGCTCTCCAGGCCTGGCATGTGCAGTGGGCACCTGGGAAGAGGCAAGCACATTCCAGCCCCAGGGCCCTGCCCCACCCTTGGCTTCATCACTCGGGCTGCCATCTTTATGACAGTGGCAGGTGGGAAGGCCAAGGGGCTCATTTTATAACCTCAGACTTGCCTACCTGGGCAGAGCCGGGCAGAGCCAAGAGTGGGCAGGGCCCGGGGATACTTGTCTCTAGGGGCACCAGGGAGCAGTCTGTTTCTCTGATAGAATGGGGCAGCATGTGGCTCAAAGGGATACAAGGGTCCCGTGAGGGTGAGCAGGGCAGGGACCTCAGGTCATCTGGCTCCACTCTGCTGCCTTGTGAGGGGGTAGAAGTGTCATCTGAGATGGGAGTGTGGCTGAGAGACAGTGGGCTCACTGTCACAAAGGTGTGCAAACCAGGGCTGCACAAATGTTAGGTGGGCTGCTGTGGGGTTTCTCCTGGCTAGTAGATCCTGGGACAATGTCCTGACCCCAGACTGGGGGAGTTTCCCCCTAGTTCTGCCTTACTGTGTGACCCAAGCGAGTCTTGTCCCGGTCAGCCTTCAGTTTCTCGGCTTGTATCCACCTGCCATCCAGCCAGGGCTCCTGGCTTCGTCGGTCTACATACCTGGCAGTTGCAAGGAAGCCACCGGGAGGGTCTGTGGTACAGCTTCCAGCACCTGGTGGGAGATGAGTCCTGGGATGTCCCCAGGCCCCATTGCCACCAACTCCTACCCCTAAACTGCCCAAACTCTGACAGTGGTGCTGCATTCTCACAGGTGCCCAGGCCTGGACATGGGGGTGCCTTTTGGGGCCTGGGTAGGAGAGAACTGTGCCCAACCCTTCTGACACACCCATGCCCCATATGGGGTCTGCGTCACCTCCTACACCACCTTTCCCTTCCAGGAAAGAAGGATGGTGAGATGGACCGGAACTTTGACACGCTAGACCTGCCCAAGCGAACTGAGGCTGCTAAAGGTGAGTGGGCTGAGATGAAGCCAGCTCCGCTGGGGGATGTCTGGGCTCAGGATTGCCCTGGTAGTGGAGCTTTGGGCCATCAAGCAGGCCTGGAGGGCCTCAGGgaacagatggggaaacaggccCATAGGTGCAGGATTTCCTGGAGGATTATTCAGCACTGGGACACCTGCTGAGGGTTTAGAATGGGAGGCAGTGCCATGGGTCATGTCAGGCAAGGTTGGGGGAGGAGACAGGCACAGAGAGGCCAGGGGCTTGCTCAGCCTCACGGTGCGTAAGAGGTGGGAAGGTTTGGAGGGACGCCCCCAGTGGAGGTAGGGCCTCCTGTGTTAGCCACAAAGCTGAGTTCACCTCGGGGCTGGGAGCCAGGCGGGCATTCTCACATCCAGGTTCAGAGGCTAGGCCAGACGAACACCTGCAGGGGCAGGGCAGTGCCTATTGGGTTGTGTGCTGGGATCTGGCCTGAGAGAGAGGTCTGCCCTGGTGGGGCCTAACCAGTTGGAAGAGCCTGCATGTCACCAGAGTGGAGGTCCCCAGCTGCAGGAGGGCTATGGGGAAGCATTACAGTTAAAGCAGGGCTGGTGCAGATATCCCAGCAGGGAATGTTTTTGGAGTATGTGGGAGCAGAAAGCCCAGCAGGGCAGGAGTAGAGGGAGCATGGGACGTGGGGACAGGAGGGGGTGATGAAATGTCACTGGGCGAGTACAGGGGAGATTGAGGTAGTATCCCAAGCCAGGCTGAAGCCCCTGTTTGGGGACAGGCAAGCTTGGAAGGCTGTCTTGACCCCCCATTTCTGGAGCACTGGGCAGAGCAGCAGGATGGCGTCTCAATTGCCCGGGAACCTGGAGTGGTTGCCAGGGAGAGTGCCTCCTGTTGCTAGGGCAGCTGCCCTGGTTGCACTGCATCAATTGACTTACAGAGTGGGGGCTCTATTGTCAGTGGGGGAGGGTGGGCCCTGTTGCTAGGGGGCGTGGCTCTGCACAGCTTCAGTTACTAGTGAAAGCAGGTTCTCTTGCTAGGGGTGTGGCCAATGCTGGTCTTGTTGCCAGGGAAGGTGGACCCTATTGCTAGGGGCGTGGCCAGGATACATAGCTTCAGGGACATACCGGGAAATGCGGGTCTTGTTGCTAGGAGAGCATTCCTGGTTGacgcctccctccccaccccaggcctcctGGATGCTCCTGCTGCCAGGCAGGTCCAACTGattgagcctcagtttgctcctctgtgaaatgggaacgCTTTTCCCCTTGGGTGACTATGTTGATAGTAAATATTACGTGACTCATCCACACCCATTCCTGGCCCCAGCTCACCCCCTGGGAGCTCTGAAGCGGGAAGCGGGAGGGGTATGATGGATGAGAGCAGATTCTGGGTGACCGTGGATGGCGATTGCCCTGCACCCAGGCTTTGAGCTGCTGTACCAACCCGAGGTGGTACGTCTCTACCTCTCCCTCCTCACGGAGAGCCGGAACTTCAACACCCTGGAGGCTGCCGCCGGTGCTCTGCAGAACCTCAGTGCCGGCAACTGGATGGTgaggggccaggtgtggcagGGTGGGCAAGTCCTGAGAGAGGGAATCCCAGGCACCTCACTGGTGCAGCTCCTGCCTCGGCTGGCGGGAAAAGGAGGGCCCACCTCACCACCCCAAGATCCAAGAAGTGCATGGGCTGCGGGCACTGCGTGCACCCTGGACGGTGGGAAAGCCTGGTGGAGGTGCCGTTGAGCTTTTGGGGTAGGGCTTTGTCGGGCACGGGAGCAGGAAGGTTCAGCTGGAGGGAGCAGTCAGGATCTGGAGGTGGGAGAGTGCTTGGGGTGTATGGCTGAGCAACCCTCTCCCCACCTTCTCAGTGGGCCACGTACATCCGCGCCACAGTGCGCAAAGAGCGCGGGCTGCCGGTGCTTGTGGAACTGCTGCAGTCTGAGACCGACAAGGTGGTGCGCGCCGTCGCCATTGCCCTGCGCAACCTCTCGCTGGACCGGCGCAACAAAGATCTTATCGGTGAGGACGCCTGCAGAGCCACGCCTGGACACCGAACTATGCCTGCAGCTCTAGTCCCATGGGAGGGGGTTGGAGGATGAGTGGTTTGGGAGTCCAGGCCCCGCCCCTGTTGTTTGGGCGCTGGCCCACCTTAGGCAGCTCCAGTCCCTCTGGCCCTGTCTCTGAAGCTCAGCACCCTGCTCGCATGGTTCCTTGTGGCGGTCTCCAGGGGCTCTCCTGGCAGCGCCCCTAGCCCTCGCGGGATCCCTGCTCATTCCTGGAGGGGTGGGGCAGAGGCGTGTCCTGACACCTAGCCCTGCCCTTCAGGGAGCTACGCCATGGCCGAGCTTGTGCGGAATGTGCGCAATGCACAGGCTCCGCCGCGACCTGGGGCCCGCCTGGAGGAAGACACCGTGGTGGCGGTGCTCAACACCATCCACGAAATCGTGTCCGACAGCCTGGATAACACGCGCT comes from Macaca mulatta isolate MMU2019108-1 chromosome 10, T2T-MMU8v2.0, whole genome shotgun sequence and encodes:
- the ARVCF gene encoding splicing regulator ARVCF isoform X14, translating into MPEAPDVLEETVTVEEDPGTPTSHVSIVTSEDGTTRRTETKVTKTVKTVTTRTVRQVPLGPDGLPLLDGGPPLGPFADGALDRHFLLRGGGPAATLSRAYLSSGAGFPEGPELRDSSSYGSLSRGLGVRPPRAGPLGPGPGDGCFTLPGHREAFSVGPEPGPPGGRSLPERFQAEPYGLEDDTRSLAADDEGGPELEPDYGTATRRRPECGRGLHTRAYEDAAVDGGELTDERPAFPAVTAPLAQPERGSLGSLDRLVRRSPSVDSARKEPRWRDPELPEVLAMLRHPVDPVKANAAAYLQHLCFENEGVKRRVRQLRGLPLLVALLDHPRAEVRRRACGALRNLSYGRDTDNKAAIRDCGGVPALVRLLRAARDNEVRELVTGTLWNLSSYEPLKMVIIDHGLQTLTHEVIVPHSGWEREPNEDSKPRDAEWTTVFKNTSGCLRNVSSDGAEARRRLRECEGLVDALLHALQSAVGRKDTDNKSVENCVCIMRNLSYHVHKEVPGADRYQEAEPGPLGSAVVSQRRRRDDASCFGGKKAKGKKDGEMDRNFDTLDLPKRTEAAKGFELLYQPEVVRLYLSLLTESRNFNTLEAAAGALQNLSAGNWMWATYIRATVRKERGLPVLVELLQSETDKVVRAVAIALRNLSLDRRNKDLIGSYAMAELVRNVRNAQAPPRPGARLEEDTVVAVLNTIHEIVSDSLDNTRSLLQARGVPALVALVASSQSVREAKAASHVLQTVWSYKELRGTLQKDGWTKARFQSAAATAKGPKGAPSPGGFDDSTLPLVDKSLEDEKTGSRDVIPMDALGPDGYSTVDRRERRPRGIGSAGEASEKEPLKLDPSRKAPPPGPSRPAVRLVDAVGDAKPQPVDSWV
- the ARVCF gene encoding splicing regulator ARVCF isoform X25; amino-acid sequence: MPEAPDVLEETVTVEEDPGTPTSHVSIVTSEDGTTRRTETKVTKTVKTVTTRTVRQVPLGPDGLPLLDGGPPLGPFADGALDRHFLLRGGGPAATLSRAYLSSGAGFPEGPELRDSSSYGSLSRGLGVRPPRAGPLGPGPGDGCFTLPGHREAFSVGPEPGPPGGRSLPERFQAEPYGLEDDTRSLAADDEGGPELEPDYGTATRRRPECGRGLHTRAYEDAAVDGGELTDERPAFPAVTAPLAQPERGSLGSLDRLVRRSPSVDSARKEPRWRDPELPEVLAMLRHPVDPVKANAAAYLQHLCFENEGVKRRVRQLRGLPLLVALLDHPRAEVRRRACGALRNLSYGRDTDNKAAIRDCGGVPALVRLLRAARDNEVRELVTGTLWNLSSYEPLKMVIIDHGLQTLTHEVIVPHSGWEREPNEDSKPRDAEWTTVFKNTSGCLRNVSSDGAEARRRLRECEGLVDALLHALQSAVGRKDTDNKSVENCVCIMRNLSYHVHKEVPGADRYQEAEPGPLGSAVVSQRRRRDDASCFGGKKAKGKKDGEMDRNFDTLDLPKRTEAAKGFELLYQPEVVRLYLSLLTESRNFNTLEAAAGALQNLSAGNWMWATYIRATVRKERGLPVLVELLQSETDKVVRAVAIALRNLSLDRRNKDLIGSYAMAELVRNVRNAQAPPRPGARLEEDTVVAVLNTIHEIVSDSLDNTRSLLQARGVPALVALVASSQSVREAKAASHVLQTVWSYKELRGTLQKDGWTKARFQSAAATAKGPKGAPSPGGFDDSTLPLVDKSLDGYSTVDRRERRPRGIGSAGEASEKEPLKGPGPASCS
- the ARVCF gene encoding splicing regulator ARVCF isoform X19 translates to MPEAPDVLEETVTVEEDPGTPTSHVSIVTSEDGTTRRTETKVTKTVKTVTTRTVRQVPLGPDGLPLLDGGPPLGPFADGALDRHFLLRGGGPAATLSRAYLSSGAGFPEGPELRDSSSYGSLSRGLGVRPPRAGPLGPGPGDGCFTLPGHREAFSVGPEPGPPGGRSLPERFQAEPYGLEDDTRSLAADDEGGPELEPDYGTATRRRPECGRGLHTRAYEDAAVDGGELTDERPAFPAVTAPLAQPERGSLGSLDRLVRRSPSVDSARKEPRWRDPELPEVLAMLRHPVDPVKANAAAYLQHLCFENEGVKRRVRQLRGLPLLVALLDHPRAEVRRRACGALRNLSYGRDTDNKAAIRDCGGVPALVRLLRAARDNEVRELVTGTLWNLSSYEPLKMVIIDHGLQTLTHEVIVPHSGWEREPNEDSKPRDAEWTTVFKNTSGCLRNVSSDGAEARRRLRECEGLVDALLHALQSAVGRKDTDNKSVENCVCIMRNLSYHVHKEVPGADRYQEAEPGPLGSAVVSQRRRRDDASCFGGKKAKEEWFHQGKKDGEMDRNFDTLDLPKRTEAAKGFELLYQPEVVRLYLSLLTESRNFNTLEAAAGALQNLSAGNWMWATYIRATVRKERGLPVLVELLQSETDKVVRAVAIALRNLSLDRRNKDLIGSYAMAELVRNVRNAQAPPRPGARLEEDTVVAVLNTIHEIVSDSLDNTRSLLQARGVPALVALVASSQSVREAKAASHVLQTVWSYKELRGTLQKDGWTKARFQSAAATAKGPKGAPSPGGFDDSTLPLVDKSLEDEKTGSRDVIPMDALGPDGYSTVDRRERRPRGIGSAGEASEKEPLKGPGPASCS
- the ARVCF gene encoding splicing regulator ARVCF isoform X24 — translated: MPEAPDVLEETVTVEEDPGTPTSHVSIVTSEDGTTRRTETKVTKTVKTVTTRTVRQVPLGPDGLPLLDGGPPLGPFADGALDRHFLLRGGGPAATLSRAYLSSGAGFPEGPELRDSSSYGSLSRGLGVRPPRAGPLGPGPGDGCFTLPGHREAFSVGPEPGPPGGRSLPERFQAEPYGLEDDTRSLAADDEGGPELEPDYGTATRRRPECGRGLHTRAYEDAAVDGGELTDERPAFPAVTAPLAQPERGSLGSLDRLVRRSPSVDSARKEPRWRDPELPEVLAMLRHPVDPVKANAAAYLQHLCFENEGVKRRVRQLRGLPLLVALLDHPRAEVRRRACGALRNLSYGRDTDNKAAIRDCGGVPALVRLLRAARDNEVRELVTGTLWNLSSYEPLKMVIIDHGLQTLTHEVIVPHSGWEREPNEDSKPRDAEWTTVFKNTSGCLRNVSSDGAEARRRLRECEGLVDALLHALQSAVGRKDTDNKSVENCVCIMRNLSYHVHKEVPGADRYQEAEPGPLGSAVVSQRRRRDDASCFGGKKAKEEWFHQGKKDGEMDRNFDTLDLPKRTEAAKGFELLYQPEVVRLYLSLLTESRNFNTLEAAAGALQNLSAGNWMWATYIRATVRKERGLPVLVELLQSETDKVVRAVAIALRNLSLDRRNKDLIGSYAMAELVRNVRNAQAPPRPGARLEEDTVVAVLNTIHEIVSDSLDNTRSLLQARGVPALVALVASSQSVREAKAASHVLQTVWSYKELRGTLQKDGWTKARFQSAAATAKGPKGAPSPGGFDDSTLPLVDKSLDGYSTVDRRERRPRGIGSAGEASEKEPLKGPGPASCS